A genomic segment from Toxotes jaculatrix isolate fToxJac2 chromosome 6, fToxJac2.pri, whole genome shotgun sequence encodes:
- the c6h1orf112 gene encoding uncharacterized protein C1orf112 homolog isoform X1: MSQTNTSLLDEVVQWSQETCRQELKSVLPKLTSLQHKSESWDDHIRILKIIIDMFLPHIDLSELEDECFSKILPKAVTVFESMMKEISEQVGGLSSQNTELCTLLRGILQAMGQIIDALSTCVRHVGSFEEAPDLYAIRSLPSCILKVLRETFQHCKESEVVYCGRLSLVADLLQGLFKEAYSLQKGLLELLDRISLDSSASEEEVSDIVTVIHSLLDICSIISNLDIALHANTWKFLIKQSLKYQSLVEEHLHHGDISTSLCENLLTSFHNCVELAEQIKHAGLQEATQSPEYKLFQKTAKMCRFFANTLVHYIKEFKFFLTKYCSCFHQLYLQIISKFPPSLCAPALPTALSEELNAAALLPMVPLLLQLLPLRPFAEVVLQQDLRLSPEHELPHCLLLVNVLGQLATQPEEVMQLWYTGSQFSEDTPRLPLYEALFTRFRCCYTERKVPVLLPGVMMKGQAQVQVTLHHHICVQLCASVAALPPVYFPVLERCLANAVLQADTQTALLATDVWCFTARYGTAELCLHHVLLIAQLVKTCTTECYQSFHMGLLLKRMVFLMTPNHQMELVTRFPPSEVENLPVWRHVLLRALSQDVRHCVETDITAIAQKALSDWQNGGYKLGQVEKVNVVLLSLLVVVQGQSSPEEQCELSATRIVTQLWLRMSSDQVQAHPVLQRTLQLLLSISAILVRNIEPKIICQVLLCVDVLVSQKCADELLLAALEFLASLGKIFVPPDSQTQILPRLSSLFGVLLADRSWLLHQHALEAFSHFAEVTNHEEVISQSLCAEETKTKVVNYLSKTVNTQEDGESRLQRLKMEAAEIEQYNQKLENNKENVSNTEAAEVVADSEPCPKRARQETSTEEEYIRYIQTAESALKAIQALTEGKASTTAPPPQWLESRLRELQTLITHIGTARHTI; the protein is encoded by the exons ATGTCCCAGACCAACACGTCTCTCCTGGACGAGGTTGTGCAGTGGAGTCAGGAAACCTGTCGCCAGGAGCTCAAGTCTGTCCTGCCAAAACTCACC TCTTTGCAGCACAAATCTGAGAGCTGGGATGATCATATAC GTATTCTTAAGATAATTATAGACATGTTCCTTCCACATATTGATTTGTCAGAGCTGGAAGATGAATGCTTCTCCAAAATCTTACCAAAG GCTGTGACGGTGTTTGAGAGCATGATGAAAGAAATCTCAGAACAAGTTGGGGGCCTGTCCAGTCAAAACACTGAACTCTGTACTTTACTAAGGGGCATTCTTCAG GCAATGGGGCAGATAATTGATGCACTATCCACTTGCGTGCGTCATGTTGGCTCATTCGAGGAAGCTCCTGATCTGTATGCTATCCGTTCGTTACCTTCTTGTATCCTGAAAGTCCTGAGGGAAACGTTTCAGCACTGCAAG GAGAGTGAGGTGGTTTACTGTGGCCGTCTGTCCCTGGTGGCTGACCTGCTGCAAGGCCTGTTTAAGGAGGCATATTCCCTTCAGAAAGGTCTATTAGAGCTGTTGGACAGGATCTCCCTCGACAGCAGTgcctcagaggaggaggtctCTGACATTGTTACAG tgattcaCAGCCTGCTGGATATCTGCTCTATTATCTCCAACCTGGACATAGCtctgcatgcaaacacatggAAATTCCTCATAAA ACAGAGTCTGAAGTACCAGTCATTGGTGGAGGAGCATCTACATCACGGGGACATCAGTACCAGCCTGTGTGAAAACCTGTTGACCTCCTTCCACAACTGTGTGGAGCTGGCTGAGCAGATAAAACATGCTGGCCTGCAG gaggcAACACAAAGTCCGGAATACAAATTGTTCCAGAAAACTGCAAAGATGTGCAGATTTTTTGCCAACACATTGGTTCATTACATAAAG GAATTCAAATTTTTTCTCACAAAGTATTGTAGCTGCTTTCACCAACTCTACCTGCAGATCATCAG TAAGTTCCCTCCCAGCTTGTGTGCGCCAGCACTGCCCACAGCTCTGTCTGAGGAGCTGAATGCAGCAGCCCTGCTTCCCATGGTTCCGCTCCTGCTCCAGTTGTTGCCTTTAAGGCCCTTCGCCGAAGTTGTACTCCAGCAGGACTTGC GTTTAAGTCCTGAACATGAGCTTCCTCACTGTCTTTTGCTGGTGAATGTCCTGGGTCAGCTGGCCACCCAACCAGAGGAGGTTATGCAGCTTTGGTACACTGGCAGCCAATTCTCAGAAGACACCCCCAG GCTTCCTCTCTACGAGGCGTTGTTCACTAGATTCCGTTGTTGCTATACTGAGCGTAAGGTACCAGTGCTCTTGCCAGGGGTGATGATGAAGGGTCAGGCCCAGGTCCAGGTCACTCTGCACCACCATATCtgtgtgcagctctgtgcaAGTGTGGCTGCACTTCCTCCGGTGTACTTCCCCGTGCTG gAGCGTTGTTTGGCTAATGCAGTCCTGCAAGCTGATACACAGACAGCTTTACTAGCAACAGATGTGTGGTGCTTTACAGCACG GTATGGGACAGCAGAACTTTGTCTACATCATGTCCTCCTCATTGCTCAGCTG GTGAAAACGTGCACCACTGAGTGTTACCAGTCGTTCCACATGGGCCTGCTGCTTAAACGCATGGTTTTCCTTATGACACCAAACCACCAG ATGGAGCTCGTGACGCGTTTCCCACCCTCTGAGGTGGAAAACCTTCCGGTGTGGCGCCATGTTCTGCTCAGAGCTCTGTCACAAGATGTCCGTCACTGTGTAGAGACTGATATCACTGCCATTGCTCAAAAAGCTCTGAGTGACTGGCAGAATGGAGGGTACAAACTGGGACAAGTGGAGAAAGTG AATGTGGTGCTGTTATCCCTGCTAGTGGTGGTTCAAGGGCAGTCATCTCCTGAGGAACAGTGTGAGTTGTCTGCAACGAGGATAGTAACACAGCTCTGGTTACGCATGAGTTCAGATCAG GTGCAGGCCCACCCTGTGCTCCAGCGTACTTTGCAGCTGCTCCTGTCCATATCAGCCATACTAGTGAGAAACATCGAACCTAAAATAATTTGTCAG gttttgttgtgtgtggatGTTCTGGTGTCTCAGAAGTGTGcagatgagctgctgctggctgctctgGAATTCCTGGCCTCCCTGGGGAAGATCTTCGTCCCTCCGGACAGCCAG ACTCAAATTCTGCCGAGGCTGAGTAGCCTGTTTGGAGTCCTGCTGGCTGACAGATCCTGGCTGCTACATCAGCATGCCCTGGAGGCCTTTTCTCATTTTGCAGAG GTTACAAACCACGAGGAAGTCATTTCCCAGAGTTTGTGTGCAGAAGAAACCAAGACCAAAGTGGTGAACTATCTTAGCAAG ACTGTTAATACACAGGAAGATGGGGAGTCACGGCTACAGAGGCTCAAGATGGAGGCAGCAGAGATTGAGCAATACAACCAGaagctggaaaacaacaaagaaaatgtttctaaCACAGAGGCTGCTGAAGTGGTTGCAGATTCAGAG CCATGCCCAAAGAGAGCTCGACAGGAGACCAGCACTGAGGAGGAGTATATCCGCTACATCCAGACAGCTGAGAGCGCTTTAAAAGCCATTCAGGCACTCACTGAGGGCAAAGCCAGCACTactgcaccaccaccacagtgGCTGGAATCCAGACTACGGGAGCTGCAGACCCTCATAACCCACATCGGTACAGCCAGACACACAATCTAG
- the c6h1orf112 gene encoding uncharacterized protein C1orf112 homolog isoform X2 — MSQTNTSLLDEVVQWSQETCRQELKSVLPKLTSLQHKSESWDDHIRILKIIIDMFLPHIDLSELEDECFSKILPKAVTVFESMMKEISEQVGGLSSQNTELCTLLRGILQAMGQIIDALSTCVRHVGSFEEAPDLYAIRSLPSCILKVLRETFQHCKESEVVYCGRLSLVADLLQGLFKEAYSLQKGLLELLDRISLDSSASEEEVSDIVTVIHSLLDICSIISNLDIALHANTWKFLIKQSLKYQSLVEEHLHHGDISTSLCENLLTSFHNCVELAEQIKHAGLQEATQSPEYKLFQKTAKMCRFFANTLVHYIKIISKFPPSLCAPALPTALSEELNAAALLPMVPLLLQLLPLRPFAEVVLQQDLRLSPEHELPHCLLLVNVLGQLATQPEEVMQLWYTGSQFSEDTPRLPLYEALFTRFRCCYTERKVPVLLPGVMMKGQAQVQVTLHHHICVQLCASVAALPPVYFPVLERCLANAVLQADTQTALLATDVWCFTARYGTAELCLHHVLLIAQLVKTCTTECYQSFHMGLLLKRMVFLMTPNHQMELVTRFPPSEVENLPVWRHVLLRALSQDVRHCVETDITAIAQKALSDWQNGGYKLGQVEKVNVVLLSLLVVVQGQSSPEEQCELSATRIVTQLWLRMSSDQVQAHPVLQRTLQLLLSISAILVRNIEPKIICQVLLCVDVLVSQKCADELLLAALEFLASLGKIFVPPDSQTQILPRLSSLFGVLLADRSWLLHQHALEAFSHFAEVTNHEEVISQSLCAEETKTKVVNYLSKTVNTQEDGESRLQRLKMEAAEIEQYNQKLENNKENVSNTEAAEVVADSEPCPKRARQETSTEEEYIRYIQTAESALKAIQALTEGKASTTAPPPQWLESRLRELQTLITHIGTARHTI; from the exons ATGTCCCAGACCAACACGTCTCTCCTGGACGAGGTTGTGCAGTGGAGTCAGGAAACCTGTCGCCAGGAGCTCAAGTCTGTCCTGCCAAAACTCACC TCTTTGCAGCACAAATCTGAGAGCTGGGATGATCATATAC GTATTCTTAAGATAATTATAGACATGTTCCTTCCACATATTGATTTGTCAGAGCTGGAAGATGAATGCTTCTCCAAAATCTTACCAAAG GCTGTGACGGTGTTTGAGAGCATGATGAAAGAAATCTCAGAACAAGTTGGGGGCCTGTCCAGTCAAAACACTGAACTCTGTACTTTACTAAGGGGCATTCTTCAG GCAATGGGGCAGATAATTGATGCACTATCCACTTGCGTGCGTCATGTTGGCTCATTCGAGGAAGCTCCTGATCTGTATGCTATCCGTTCGTTACCTTCTTGTATCCTGAAAGTCCTGAGGGAAACGTTTCAGCACTGCAAG GAGAGTGAGGTGGTTTACTGTGGCCGTCTGTCCCTGGTGGCTGACCTGCTGCAAGGCCTGTTTAAGGAGGCATATTCCCTTCAGAAAGGTCTATTAGAGCTGTTGGACAGGATCTCCCTCGACAGCAGTgcctcagaggaggaggtctCTGACATTGTTACAG tgattcaCAGCCTGCTGGATATCTGCTCTATTATCTCCAACCTGGACATAGCtctgcatgcaaacacatggAAATTCCTCATAAA ACAGAGTCTGAAGTACCAGTCATTGGTGGAGGAGCATCTACATCACGGGGACATCAGTACCAGCCTGTGTGAAAACCTGTTGACCTCCTTCCACAACTGTGTGGAGCTGGCTGAGCAGATAAAACATGCTGGCCTGCAG gaggcAACACAAAGTCCGGAATACAAATTGTTCCAGAAAACTGCAAAGATGTGCAGATTTTTTGCCAACACATTGGTTCATTACATAAAG ATCATCAG TAAGTTCCCTCCCAGCTTGTGTGCGCCAGCACTGCCCACAGCTCTGTCTGAGGAGCTGAATGCAGCAGCCCTGCTTCCCATGGTTCCGCTCCTGCTCCAGTTGTTGCCTTTAAGGCCCTTCGCCGAAGTTGTACTCCAGCAGGACTTGC GTTTAAGTCCTGAACATGAGCTTCCTCACTGTCTTTTGCTGGTGAATGTCCTGGGTCAGCTGGCCACCCAACCAGAGGAGGTTATGCAGCTTTGGTACACTGGCAGCCAATTCTCAGAAGACACCCCCAG GCTTCCTCTCTACGAGGCGTTGTTCACTAGATTCCGTTGTTGCTATACTGAGCGTAAGGTACCAGTGCTCTTGCCAGGGGTGATGATGAAGGGTCAGGCCCAGGTCCAGGTCACTCTGCACCACCATATCtgtgtgcagctctgtgcaAGTGTGGCTGCACTTCCTCCGGTGTACTTCCCCGTGCTG gAGCGTTGTTTGGCTAATGCAGTCCTGCAAGCTGATACACAGACAGCTTTACTAGCAACAGATGTGTGGTGCTTTACAGCACG GTATGGGACAGCAGAACTTTGTCTACATCATGTCCTCCTCATTGCTCAGCTG GTGAAAACGTGCACCACTGAGTGTTACCAGTCGTTCCACATGGGCCTGCTGCTTAAACGCATGGTTTTCCTTATGACACCAAACCACCAG ATGGAGCTCGTGACGCGTTTCCCACCCTCTGAGGTGGAAAACCTTCCGGTGTGGCGCCATGTTCTGCTCAGAGCTCTGTCACAAGATGTCCGTCACTGTGTAGAGACTGATATCACTGCCATTGCTCAAAAAGCTCTGAGTGACTGGCAGAATGGAGGGTACAAACTGGGACAAGTGGAGAAAGTG AATGTGGTGCTGTTATCCCTGCTAGTGGTGGTTCAAGGGCAGTCATCTCCTGAGGAACAGTGTGAGTTGTCTGCAACGAGGATAGTAACACAGCTCTGGTTACGCATGAGTTCAGATCAG GTGCAGGCCCACCCTGTGCTCCAGCGTACTTTGCAGCTGCTCCTGTCCATATCAGCCATACTAGTGAGAAACATCGAACCTAAAATAATTTGTCAG gttttgttgtgtgtggatGTTCTGGTGTCTCAGAAGTGTGcagatgagctgctgctggctgctctgGAATTCCTGGCCTCCCTGGGGAAGATCTTCGTCCCTCCGGACAGCCAG ACTCAAATTCTGCCGAGGCTGAGTAGCCTGTTTGGAGTCCTGCTGGCTGACAGATCCTGGCTGCTACATCAGCATGCCCTGGAGGCCTTTTCTCATTTTGCAGAG GTTACAAACCACGAGGAAGTCATTTCCCAGAGTTTGTGTGCAGAAGAAACCAAGACCAAAGTGGTGAACTATCTTAGCAAG ACTGTTAATACACAGGAAGATGGGGAGTCACGGCTACAGAGGCTCAAGATGGAGGCAGCAGAGATTGAGCAATACAACCAGaagctggaaaacaacaaagaaaatgtttctaaCACAGAGGCTGCTGAAGTGGTTGCAGATTCAGAG CCATGCCCAAAGAGAGCTCGACAGGAGACCAGCACTGAGGAGGAGTATATCCGCTACATCCAGACAGCTGAGAGCGCTTTAAAAGCCATTCAGGCACTCACTGAGGGCAAAGCCAGCACTactgcaccaccaccacagtgGCTGGAATCCAGACTACGGGAGCTGCAGACCCTCATAACCCACATCGGTACAGCCAGACACACAATCTAG